A genomic segment from Yimella sp. cx-51 encodes:
- a CDS encoding multidrug efflux SMR transporter encodes MAWIVLVVSGMLEAVWATALGKSEGFSRPVPTAVFVVACLASMVGLAVAMKDLPVGTAYAVWVGIGAVLTVAYAMATGEEPVSALKVLFLAGIVGCVIGLKLTH; translated from the coding sequence ATGGCATGGATCGTTCTGGTCGTCTCCGGCATGTTGGAGGCCGTCTGGGCCACCGCGTTGGGCAAGTCCGAAGGCTTCAGCCGCCCCGTTCCCACCGCCGTTTTCGTCGTCGCCTGCCTCGCCAGCATGGTCGGGCTCGCCGTCGCGATGAAGGATCTCCCGGTCGGCACCGCCTACGCAGTCTGGGTCGGCATCGGCGCCGTGCTCACGGTCGCCTATGCGATGGCCACGGGTGAGGAGCCGGTCTCAGCGCTGAAGGTGCTCTTCCTGGCCGGCATCGTCGGTTGCGTGATCGGGCTCAAGCTCACCCACTGA
- a CDS encoding long-chain fatty acid--CoA ligase, with amino-acid sequence MANTSSALKEYTVEQEFTLDDDGILARLPWRRAAERPQHISFERFEHGQWLPITAERFLAEVKAVAKGFIASGVELGDRVALMANTRYEWILLDAAIWAAGGATVPIYPSSAPAQVEWIVQNSAARILLVENEIAADALVAADLHDAELMMIDEGAVGILRRRGVDLGDEVVDERLAALTIDSPASLIYTSGTTGRPKGCVITHGNLLAEARGVLVHPVGVSVAKVGRRTLMFLPLAHVLARAVTYAAYEGGATVGFWGDFKTIIDKFESFKPDMILCVPRVLEKVHGGVRAKAIAGGPVKAEIFRRAERVAIEWSKAQGNDGLDDAVKPSLRLRAEHKLFDKLVFSKVRAAMGGRCGTAITGGGALGETLSHFFRGIGVPAYEGYGLTETCAAITVNGPGCQRIGTVGRPVSGNGVRIADNGEIELKGPVVFTRYWDNEQATQDAFDDGWFKTGDLGALDADGYLRITGRAKEILVTAGGKNIVPGPMEEQLRSHEVIGHAMLVGEGRPFVAALVTLDEEGVANWAKANDKSTDNLIDDPQLLAEIQVAVDEASAMVSKAEGIRKFVVLPHDFTEETGELTATMKIKRHVVEEKYADQIAALYGK; translated from the coding sequence ATGGCCAACACCAGCAGCGCGCTGAAGGAATACACGGTCGAGCAGGAGTTCACGCTCGACGACGACGGCATCCTGGCGCGCCTTCCATGGCGGCGCGCGGCTGAGCGTCCGCAGCACATCAGCTTCGAGCGTTTCGAGCACGGCCAGTGGCTGCCGATCACTGCCGAGCGTTTCCTGGCCGAGGTGAAAGCTGTCGCCAAGGGCTTCATCGCCTCCGGTGTCGAGTTGGGCGATCGGGTCGCGCTCATGGCCAACACCCGGTACGAGTGGATCCTGCTGGACGCCGCCATCTGGGCCGCCGGTGGCGCCACCGTGCCGATCTACCCGTCGTCCGCCCCCGCCCAGGTGGAATGGATCGTCCAGAACTCCGCTGCGCGAATTCTCCTGGTGGAGAACGAGATCGCCGCCGACGCACTGGTGGCCGCCGACCTGCACGATGCCGAGCTGATGATGATCGACGAGGGTGCCGTGGGCATCCTGCGCCGCCGCGGCGTCGACCTCGGTGACGAAGTGGTCGACGAACGCCTCGCCGCGCTCACCATCGACTCACCGGCGTCCTTGATCTACACCTCCGGCACCACGGGACGCCCGAAGGGCTGCGTCATCACGCACGGCAACTTGCTTGCCGAGGCCCGCGGTGTGCTCGTGCACCCGGTGGGTGTGTCGGTGGCCAAGGTCGGCCGCCGCACCCTGATGTTCCTGCCGCTGGCGCACGTCCTGGCCCGGGCCGTCACCTACGCCGCCTACGAAGGCGGCGCCACGGTCGGATTCTGGGGCGACTTCAAGACGATCATCGACAAGTTCGAGTCGTTCAAGCCCGACATGATCCTGTGCGTGCCGCGGGTGTTGGAGAAGGTGCACGGCGGGGTGCGTGCGAAGGCGATCGCCGGAGGTCCGGTCAAGGCCGAGATCTTCCGCCGGGCTGAGCGTGTGGCCATCGAGTGGAGCAAGGCGCAGGGCAACGACGGGCTGGACGACGCGGTCAAGCCGAGCCTGCGCTTGCGCGCCGAGCACAAGCTTTTCGACAAGCTGGTCTTCAGCAAGGTGCGCGCCGCGATGGGCGGTCGCTGCGGTACGGCGATCACCGGTGGTGGTGCTCTCGGCGAGACCCTCAGCCACTTCTTCCGCGGGATCGGCGTTCCGGCCTACGAGGGGTACGGCCTCACCGAAACCTGCGCCGCGATCACCGTCAACGGCCCGGGCTGCCAGCGCATCGGCACCGTCGGCCGTCCGGTCTCGGGCAACGGGGTTCGCATCGCCGACAACGGTGAGATCGAACTCAAGGGTCCGGTCGTCTTCACCCGCTACTGGGACAACGAACAGGCCACGCAGGACGCCTTCGACGACGGCTGGTTCAAGACCGGCGACCTCGGTGCGCTGGACGCCGACGGCTACCTGCGCATCACCGGCCGCGCCAAGGAAATCCTGGTGACTGCCGGCGGCAAGAACATCGTGCCCGGCCCCATGGAGGAGCAACTGCGCTCGCACGAGGTGATCGGTCACGCGATGCTCGTCGGCGAGGGCCGGCCCTTCGTAGCTGCACTGGTCACCCTCGACGAAGAGGGCGTGGCGAATTGGGCCAAGGCCAATGACAAGTCGACCGACAACCTCATCGACGATCCGCAGTTGCTCGCCGAGATCCAGGTGGCGGTGGACGAGGCGAGCGCGATGGTGTCCAAGGCCGAAGGCATCCGGAAGTTCGTTGTCCTGCCGCACGACTTCACCGAGGAGACCGGCGAACTCACCGCCACGATGAAGATCAAGCGTCACGTGGTCGAGGAGAAGTACGCCGACCAGATCGCCGCCCTCTACGGCAAGTAG
- a CDS encoding alpha/beta fold hydrolase, producing MLPTSGARIDTSWFTDGSASAKRPVVLLGHGFGGSKHDMTSEAHTLVAAGYDVLTWSARGFGRSTGKIGLNSPTSEVADVSKLIDWVAKQPGVQLDSAGDPRVGMAGASYGGAIALLAAANDKRVDAIAPQITYWNLAEALVPNGVYKKLWTGVFFSSGGGCAKFEPDLCAAYTRIAESGKASAQDLAVLTARSPSTVGDRIKVPTLFFQGQSDSLFPLGQADAAVKQIKANGAPVDLDWIAGGHDGGNPEAERISKRTTAWFDRYLKRETGIATGTAFRVTRTAGVNTEDGSALLVGADGKSYPGLLGNSSQKFTLNGPAQSFTNPPGGQPADVTAIPGTGALSNASSFGFDLSLNFPGQSAWFQTAPLTEAVRLTGTPKVRLKVASPTGEAVLFAKLYDVGTGRSQPVLPSRLTTPIRVATPGGKETEVDVTLPAVDHNFARGNRMRLVVSSTDMGYATPAKATNYRVAVAGQLTIPQVSGLKTKPDPLPTWVWLLPLLAVIGAAALLLTRPRRVTREFDADLADVPLQISGLTKAYEGTDRRSVDDLSFTVERGQVLGLLGPNGAGKTSSLRMLMGLTLPDAGVIRVFGHHIEPGAEVLGRIGSFVEGPGLLPHLSGRQNLDLYWRATGRPASDSHVEEALEIAALTDEALDRPTRTYSQGMRQRLAIAQAMLGLPDILVLDEPTNGLDPGQIREMRQVMSAYAAGGRTVIVSSHLLGEVQLFCTHLVVMNKGRLVRAGSVEELVGDGRLEEIFLRMVAEGAAE from the coding sequence GTGCTGCCCACGTCCGGCGCGCGCATCGACACCTCGTGGTTCACCGACGGGTCGGCCTCGGCCAAGCGTCCGGTGGTGCTGCTGGGTCACGGCTTCGGCGGGTCGAAGCATGACATGACCAGCGAGGCGCACACCCTCGTCGCTGCTGGGTACGACGTGCTCACGTGGTCGGCCCGCGGCTTCGGTCGCTCCACCGGGAAGATCGGGCTGAACAGCCCCACGTCTGAGGTCGCCGATGTTTCGAAGTTGATCGACTGGGTAGCCAAACAGCCTGGGGTGCAACTGGATTCGGCAGGTGACCCACGCGTCGGCATGGCCGGGGCGTCGTACGGCGGGGCCATCGCGTTGCTCGCGGCCGCCAATGACAAGCGGGTGGACGCGATCGCGCCGCAGATCACCTACTGGAACCTCGCCGAGGCGCTCGTGCCGAATGGCGTCTACAAGAAGTTGTGGACCGGGGTCTTCTTCAGCTCCGGCGGCGGCTGCGCGAAGTTCGAGCCCGACCTGTGCGCGGCCTACACGCGCATCGCCGAGTCGGGGAAGGCGAGCGCACAAGACCTGGCGGTGCTCACCGCGCGTAGCCCCTCGACCGTCGGCGACCGCATCAAAGTGCCAACACTCTTCTTCCAGGGGCAGAGCGACTCGCTCTTCCCGCTCGGGCAGGCAGACGCCGCGGTGAAGCAGATCAAGGCCAACGGTGCGCCGGTCGATCTCGACTGGATCGCCGGCGGTCACGACGGCGGCAACCCCGAGGCCGAGCGCATCAGCAAGCGCACCACGGCGTGGTTCGACCGTTACCTCAAGCGCGAGACGGGCATCGCCACCGGCACCGCTTTCCGAGTCACCCGCACCGCGGGCGTCAACACCGAGGACGGCAGCGCGCTGCTGGTCGGCGCCGACGGCAAGAGCTACCCGGGGCTGCTCGGCAACTCATCGCAGAAATTCACGTTGAACGGCCCGGCGCAGTCGTTCACCAACCCGCCCGGTGGCCAGCCCGCTGACGTGACCGCGATCCCCGGCACCGGCGCCCTCTCGAACGCGTCGAGTTTCGGGTTCGACCTGTCGCTGAACTTTCCTGGTCAGTCGGCGTGGTTCCAGACCGCGCCCCTCACCGAAGCGGTGCGCCTCACCGGAACTCCCAAGGTGCGCCTGAAGGTGGCCTCACCCACCGGTGAAGCGGTGCTCTTCGCCAAGTTGTACGACGTCGGCACCGGACGCTCGCAGCCTGTGCTGCCCTCGCGTCTGACCACCCCGATCCGGGTGGCGACTCCCGGCGGGAAGGAGACCGAGGTCGACGTCACCTTGCCTGCGGTCGACCACAATTTCGCCCGCGGCAATCGGATGCGCCTGGTGGTGTCATCGACCGACATGGGTTACGCGACGCCGGCCAAGGCGACGAACTACCGCGTCGCCGTCGCCGGTCAGCTCACGATTCCGCAGGTCTCCGGCCTGAAGACCAAGCCCGATCCGCTGCCCACCTGGGTGTGGTTGCTGCCGCTGCTCGCCGTGATCGGCGCCGCCGCGCTGCTGCTGACCCGCCCGCGCCGGGTGACCCGCGAGTTCGATGCGGATCTGGCCGACGTCCCGCTGCAGATCTCCGGCCTGACCAAGGCCTACGAGGGCACCGACCGTCGCAGTGTCGACGACCTCAGCTTCACCGTCGAGCGCGGACAGGTGCTGGGTCTGCTCGGCCCGAACGGCGCTGGCAAGACCTCGTCGCTGCGCATGTTGATGGGCCTGACGCTGCCCGACGCCGGTGTCATCCGCGTGTTCGGTCACCACATCGAGCCCGGCGCCGAGGTGCTCGGTCGGATCGGTTCGTTCGTCGAAGGCCCGGGACTGCTACCGCACCTGTCAGGACGCCAGAACCTAGACCTCTACTGGCGCGCGACCGGACGTCCGGCGTCCGATTCGCACGTGGAGGAGGCGCTGGAGATCGCGGCGCTCACCGACGAGGCGCTCGACCGTCCGACCCGCACCTACTCCCAGGGCATGCGGCAACGGTTGGCAATCGCGCAGGCGATGCTCGGGCTGCCCGACATCCTCGTGCTTGACGAGCCGACCAACGGCCTCGACCCGGGCCAGATCCGCGAGATGCGCCAGGTCATGTCGGCCTATGCCGCCGGCGGTCGCACCGTGATTGTCTCGAGCCACCTGTTGGGCGAGGTGCAGCTGTTCTGCACCCACCTGGTCGTCATGAACAAGGGCCGGCTCGTCCGCGCCGGAAGCGTCGAAGAACTCGTGGGCGACGGACGCCTGGAAGAGATCTTCCTGCGCATGGTCGCCGAAGGAGCAGCAGAATGA
- a CDS encoding ABC transporter permease, translating to MSVHQPVTNSEVPQSDSGAAKFPVRVEIVRQLKRRRTMVIFGLLVALPVVVLIALQIGDPSSGGAGSEQGGYMSPLDVAKESGANFTAAMLFLSAGFFLVIPIALFFGDSIASEASWSTLRYLLAAPVPRTRLLLVKIAVAFLFSFFAIVLLASVSLLIGTLAYGTGPLSLPTSAPLSFEAATGRFAMVTVFILISQLTTAGLALWLSTRTDAPLGAVGGAMGLQIIGSILDQVTALGGLRELLPAHWDYAWYDLLQPTINWTGMAKGAAVSFSFGLLLFAWAIRRFGSKDVVS from the coding sequence ATGAGCGTCCACCAGCCTGTGACGAATTCCGAAGTGCCGCAAAGCGATTCGGGGGCGGCGAAGTTTCCGGTGCGGGTCGAGATCGTGCGCCAGCTCAAGCGGCGCCGGACGATGGTCATCTTCGGCCTCCTGGTCGCGCTGCCGGTCGTCGTGCTCATCGCCCTGCAGATCGGCGACCCGAGCAGCGGTGGCGCCGGTAGCGAGCAGGGCGGATACATGTCGCCGCTCGACGTCGCCAAGGAGTCGGGCGCCAACTTCACCGCCGCGATGCTCTTCCTGTCGGCGGGTTTCTTCCTGGTGATCCCGATCGCGCTCTTCTTCGGCGACAGCATCGCCAGTGAGGCCAGTTGGTCGACGCTGCGCTACCTGCTGGCCGCGCCGGTGCCGCGCACCCGGCTGCTGTTGGTGAAGATCGCGGTGGCCTTTTTGTTCTCATTCTTCGCGATCGTGCTGCTCGCGAGCGTCAGCCTGTTGATCGGCACACTCGCCTACGGCACCGGTCCGCTCAGCCTGCCCACCAGCGCCCCACTGTCGTTCGAGGCTGCCACCGGCCGGTTTGCGATGGTGACGGTGTTCATCCTCATTTCGCAGCTGACCACCGCAGGTCTGGCGCTGTGGCTATCAACCCGCACCGACGCGCCGCTGGGTGCCGTCGGCGGGGCGATGGGTCTGCAGATCATCGGCAGCATCCTCGACCAGGTGACCGCCCTCGGCGGCCTGCGCGAACTGCTCCCGGCCCACTGGGACTACGCGTGGTACGACCTGCTGCAGCCCACCATCAACTGGACCGGCATGGCCAAGGGCGCCGCGGTGTCGTTCTCCTTCGGGTTGCTCCTTTTCGCGTGGGCGATCCGCCGGTTCGGCAGCAAGGACGTCGTCTCCTGA
- a CDS encoding CNNM domain-containing protein: MSTPVVLVVTTLIIVLSAFFVATEFSLMAARRHRLEEMAGNSRSARAALRSSGELTLLLAGSQLGITMCTLALGAITKPAVHHWLMPVLESTGAPRTVADVASFILALIIVTFLHLVIGEMAPKSWAIAHPELSATVLAILMRGFMWLTRPVLRVLNEAANRLVRKFGVEPVDELTIAGDPQALRALVEHSANVGALELGYHASITRALVLEELTVGDLLKKGDQITAVAGSATVRDVQEATRRSGHLRVVLRDGEAVRGYVHVRDTLAGFDLDDFAGHLARPVVELPRSTPLHEAIARMQETSTQLATVRNGEKLLGVVTLTDIVPSLLPRGVESHD, encoded by the coding sequence ATGAGCACTCCTGTCGTCCTGGTGGTCACGACCCTGATCATCGTGCTGAGCGCCTTCTTCGTGGCGACCGAGTTCTCCCTCATGGCCGCCCGCCGTCACCGGCTGGAGGAGATGGCCGGCAACTCCCGTTCTGCTCGGGCCGCCCTGCGCAGTTCGGGTGAACTCACGCTGCTGCTGGCCGGTTCGCAGTTGGGCATCACGATGTGCACCCTCGCGCTCGGTGCCATCACCAAACCGGCAGTGCACCACTGGCTGATGCCGGTGCTGGAATCGACGGGTGCGCCACGCACCGTCGCCGACGTCGCATCGTTCATCCTTGCGCTGATCATCGTCACCTTCCTGCACCTGGTGATCGGTGAAATGGCACCGAAGTCATGGGCCATCGCTCACCCGGAACTCTCGGCAACGGTGCTCGCCATCCTGATGCGCGGCTTCATGTGGCTCACCCGGCCCGTGCTGCGCGTGCTCAACGAAGCCGCGAACCGGCTCGTGCGCAAATTCGGGGTGGAGCCGGTCGACGAACTCACCATCGCCGGCGATCCGCAAGCTCTACGTGCGCTGGTCGAACACTCGGCGAATGTGGGCGCACTCGAACTCGGTTACCACGCGTCCATCACCCGGGCTCTCGTGCTGGAAGAGCTCACCGTCGGCGACCTGCTGAAGAAGGGCGACCAGATCACCGCCGTCGCTGGCTCGGCCACGGTGCGGGACGTGCAGGAAGCCACCCGCCGCAGCGGTCACCTCCGTGTGGTGCTGCGCGACGGGGAGGCGGTGCGCGGATATGTGCACGTGCGCGACACCCTCGCCGGCTTCGACCTCGACGATTTCGCCGGACATCTGGCGCGGCCTGTGGTCGAACTGCCCCGCAGCACCCCGTTGCACGAGGCGATCGCTCGGATGCAGGAGACCAGCACTCAGCTGGCCACCGTGCGCAACGGCGAGAAGCTGCTGGGTGTCGTCACGCTTACCGACATTGTGCCGAGCCTGCTGCCGCGCGGCGTGGAGTCGCATGACTGA
- a CDS encoding response regulator transcription factor — protein MTGRPIRLALVNDYEIVVAGFAGVLRPYSDRVEVVELDVDGGADENGDPVDIAVFDTFASPLDPTVEFATLLANPRIGKVVAYSFNEDESAVRDTMAAGVHGYISKAVPTERLVDALERIAGGEWVVELAAPSEPTMSAWPGQREGLTAREAEIVGLIAQGLSNEEIARLCYISINTVKSYIRAAYRKAGVSTRAQAVAWALRHGFSAEPSRPSRD, from the coding sequence ATGACCGGCCGTCCCATCCGACTGGCGCTGGTGAACGACTACGAAATCGTCGTCGCCGGATTCGCTGGCGTCCTGCGTCCCTATTCGGACCGCGTGGAGGTGGTCGAACTAGACGTCGACGGCGGTGCCGATGAGAACGGCGACCCCGTCGACATTGCGGTCTTCGACACCTTCGCCTCGCCGCTCGACCCCACCGTCGAGTTCGCCACCCTGTTGGCCAATCCCCGTATCGGCAAGGTCGTGGCCTATTCGTTCAACGAGGACGAGTCGGCTGTGCGCGACACCATGGCCGCCGGCGTGCACGGCTACATCTCCAAGGCGGTGCCCACCGAACGGCTGGTCGACGCACTCGAGCGGATCGCCGGCGGCGAATGGGTGGTCGAACTCGCTGCCCCCAGCGAGCCCACCATGTCGGCCTGGCCCGGCCAGCGCGAGGGCCTGACCGCACGCGAGGCCGAGATCGTCGGGCTCATAGCGCAGGGGCTGTCGAACGAAGAGATCGCTCGGCTCTGCTACATCTCCATCAACACCGTCAAGAGCTACATCCGCGCCGCCTACCGCAAGGCCGGCGTGAGCACCCGCGCGCAGGCCGTGGCATGGGCTCTACGCCATGGCTTCTCGGCCGAACCGAGCCGGCCGTCCCGCGACTGA
- a CDS encoding hemolysin family protein — MSIVLSLLAGVVIVGLITVATAYFVAQEFAYMAVDRSKLTAAAQGGDDEAERALGITRRTSFMLSGAQLGITVTGLLVGYVAEPLIGVALGEVGAGLGLSMGIALAVGSVLALLFSTFVQMLFGELFPKNYAIARADQMSRRLSRSTQIYLTIFGPVIWVFDKAAEIFLRMLKIEPVHDVEHSATAIDLEHVVQESRDRGDLSPELSTVLDRILDFPRQDVEHAMMPRARVDVVRDTATIGEVRELMATGHTRYPVLDDEEHILGVVHLVDVLGDVDLADPVTVIARPPLVLAALMDLPDALEQMDDDREVLACVVDEYGGFAGILTMEDLAEEIVGELTDEHDPDDESYVPVPDDGIWVMGGDVHIDEIERSLQVDLPEGDYETVAGLVIDAHGSLPEEGEVVDIELPIDPADLAEDEEPEPQILRAEVLEVERYVPTRVRLTLPETDAVTSEAAEEEQR, encoded by the coding sequence ATGAGCATTGTGCTCTCGCTCCTGGCCGGCGTCGTGATCGTCGGGCTCATCACCGTCGCGACCGCATACTTCGTCGCGCAGGAATTCGCCTACATGGCGGTCGACCGGTCGAAGCTGACCGCCGCCGCACAAGGCGGTGACGACGAGGCCGAACGCGCGTTGGGCATCACGCGCCGCACCAGCTTCATGCTTTCCGGCGCCCAACTCGGCATCACCGTCACCGGACTGCTGGTCGGTTATGTCGCCGAACCGCTCATCGGTGTGGCGCTCGGCGAGGTCGGCGCCGGCCTCGGCCTGTCGATGGGTATCGCTCTGGCGGTGGGCAGCGTGCTCGCACTGCTGTTCTCCACCTTCGTCCAGATGCTCTTCGGTGAGCTCTTTCCCAAGAACTACGCCATCGCCAGGGCCGACCAGATGTCGCGCCGCCTGTCGCGTTCGACACAGATCTACCTGACCATCTTCGGTCCGGTGATCTGGGTCTTCGACAAGGCCGCCGAGATCTTCCTGCGGATGCTGAAGATCGAGCCTGTGCACGACGTCGAGCACTCCGCCACCGCGATCGACCTAGAACACGTGGTGCAGGAGTCGCGCGACCGCGGCGACCTCTCCCCCGAACTTTCCACCGTGCTCGACCGCATCCTCGACTTCCCTCGTCAGGACGTCGAGCACGCGATGATGCCGCGAGCGCGGGTCGACGTCGTACGTGACACCGCGACCATCGGTGAAGTGCGCGAACTCATGGCCACCGGCCACACCCGCTACCCCGTGCTGGACGACGAGGAGCACATCCTCGGCGTGGTGCACCTGGTGGACGTGCTGGGCGATGTCGACCTGGCCGACCCGGTGACGGTCATCGCGCGTCCGCCGCTGGTGCTGGCCGCACTCATGGACCTGCCCGACGCCCTCGAGCAGATGGACGACGACCGGGAGGTGCTGGCCTGTGTCGTGGACGAATACGGCGGCTTCGCCGGCATCCTGACGATGGAAGATCTCGCCGAGGAAATCGTCGGCGAACTCACTGACGAGCACGACCCGGACGACGAGTCGTACGTGCCCGTGCCGGACGACGGCATTTGGGTGATGGGCGGCGATGTGCACATCGACGAGATCGAGCGTTCGCTGCAGGTCGACCTGCCCGAAGGTGATTACGAGACGGTTGCTGGTCTGGTGATCGACGCCCATGGGTCGCTGCCGGAGGAAGGCGAAGTGGTCGACATCGAATTGCCGATCGACCCGGCCGATCTCGCCGAAGACGAGGAGCCCGAGCCGCAGATCCTGCGGGCCGAGGTGCTGGAGGTGGAGCGTTACGTGCCCACGCGCGTCCGGCTCACCCTTCCCGAAACTGATGCCGTCACGTCCGAGGCCGCCGAGGAGGAGCAGCGATGA
- a CDS encoding thiolase family protein: MSTSFAYDAVRTPFGRYGGALSGTRPDDLAALVVGEQTRRAMDLDPSRIDEVILGNANGAGEDNRNVARMAVLLADLPVGVPASTVNRLCGSSLDAVLLASRAVEVGDADVVIAGGVESMSRAPLVMAKPEKPFQVGNMELVSTTLGWRLGNNKMRPEWTVSLGEATEQLREKYGVTRERQDEFAARSHQLAAKAWDDGFYDDQIVGVPGVGLSRDESIRADSTAEKLAGLKTVFRQEGGTVTAGNASPLNDGASAVLVGSERAAELTGLQPLARIAGRGAAANEPQFFGFAPVEAANRALAKAGISWSDVGLVELNEAFAAQSLACVDAWDIDPQIVNTRGGAIAIGHPLGASGARIVGTLARALRADGKRWGVAAICIGVGQGLAVVLENTAADAR, translated from the coding sequence ATGAGCACTTCGTTCGCGTATGACGCCGTCCGCACGCCGTTCGGCCGCTACGGGGGTGCGCTCAGCGGCACTCGTCCAGATGATTTGGCCGCGCTCGTCGTCGGTGAACAAACCCGCCGGGCAATGGATCTCGATCCGTCGCGGATCGACGAGGTGATCCTGGGCAATGCCAACGGCGCCGGCGAGGACAACCGCAATGTCGCGCGCATGGCGGTGCTGCTCGCCGATCTCCCTGTGGGCGTTCCGGCATCCACCGTGAATCGGCTCTGCGGATCGAGTCTGGACGCCGTGTTGCTCGCTTCCCGGGCCGTCGAGGTGGGCGATGCCGACGTCGTGATCGCCGGGGGCGTGGAATCGATGAGCCGCGCGCCACTTGTGATGGCCAAGCCGGAGAAGCCCTTCCAGGTCGGCAACATGGAACTCGTCTCCACCACCTTGGGCTGGCGGCTGGGCAACAACAAGATGCGTCCGGAGTGGACCGTCTCCCTCGGTGAGGCCACCGAGCAATTACGTGAGAAGTACGGCGTGACGCGCGAGCGGCAGGACGAATTTGCCGCCCGCTCCCACCAACTCGCGGCGAAGGCATGGGACGACGGCTTCTACGACGACCAGATCGTCGGGGTGCCGGGCGTCGGCCTGTCGCGTGACGAGTCGATCCGGGCCGACAGCACCGCGGAGAAGCTGGCCGGGTTGAAGACGGTCTTCCGCCAGGAGGGCGGCACGGTCACCGCGGGCAACGCCTCGCCGCTGAACGACGGTGCGAGCGCGGTGCTCGTCGGGTCGGAGCGAGCGGCCGAGCTGACCGGGCTGCAGCCGCTGGCCCGGATTGCCGGACGCGGGGCTGCAGCCAACGAGCCACAGTTCTTCGGGTTCGCTCCTGTCGAAGCGGCGAACCGTGCGCTCGCCAAGGCTGGGATCAGCTGGTCGGACGTCGGTCTGGTCGAACTCAACGAGGCCTTCGCCGCCCAGTCGCTGGCCTGTGTGGACGCCTGGGACATCGACCCGCAGATCGTCAACACCCGCGGCGGCGCCATCGCCATCGGTCACCCGCTGGGCGCTTCCGGCGCACGCATCGTCGGCACCCTCGCCCGTGCACTGCGAGCCGATGGCAAGCGCTGGGGAGTGGCGGCCATCTGTATCGGCGTCGGTCAGGGCCTCGCTGTCGTGCTGGAAAACACCGCCGCGGACGCGCGCTGA
- a CDS encoding DUF5701 family protein: MQDVEHLVELGLPDMAGVTAERFRELAPSGPGVLVVSATFIAPSRLAPLLLHGGKPGFVVEDLTDLEDFVPLSSVEVPEAPMYRITGLDRGDDLRNWSPDESLPELISRGRSPLTISEGISWLLADPAVLQPNHCFMCIGSRKQKGKKLDARTPALWISGGTGRDGRERKGAVKVGWCWAGNQHTWLGFASTTGRRSAH, from the coding sequence ATGCAGGACGTCGAACATTTGGTGGAACTGGGGCTGCCGGACATGGCCGGGGTGACCGCCGAACGCTTTCGCGAGTTGGCGCCGTCCGGCCCGGGTGTGCTCGTGGTGAGCGCGACATTCATCGCGCCGAGCCGGCTGGCGCCGTTGCTGCTGCACGGTGGCAAGCCAGGCTTCGTGGTGGAAGACCTGACCGATCTCGAAGACTTCGTGCCGCTGTCGAGCGTGGAGGTGCCGGAGGCGCCGATGTACCGCATCACCGGCCTCGATCGCGGCGACGACCTGCGCAACTGGTCGCCGGATGAATCCCTCCCGGAGCTCATCTCTCGTGGTCGCTCTCCGCTCACCATCAGTGAGGGAATCAGCTGGTTGCTCGCTGATCCTGCAGTGCTGCAACCGAATCACTGCTTCATGTGCATCGGTTCGCGCAAGCAGAAAGGTAAGAAATTGGACGCCCGCACTCCCGCTCTGTGGATCAGCGGCGGTACCGGTCGGGACGGGCGCGAGCGCAAGGGAGCGGTGAAGGTCGGCTGGTGCTGGGCTGGCAACCAGCACACCTGGCTGGGTTTCGCGTCCACGACCGGGCGGCGTTCGGCGCACTAG